The Vibrio tubiashii ATCC 19109 genome has a segment encoding these proteins:
- the rpmH gene encoding 50S ribosomal protein L34, whose product MKRTFQPSVLKRKRTHGFRARMATKNGRATINARRAKGRKRLSK is encoded by the coding sequence ATGAAACGCACTTTTCAACCTTCAGTTCTAAAGCGCAAGCGTACTCACGGTTTCCGTGCACGTATGGCTACTAAGAACGGTCGTGCTACTATCAATGCACGTCGTGCAAAAGGCCGTAAGCGTCTTTCTAAGTAA
- a CDS encoding amino acid ABC transporter permease — MGFDFNYMLDLMPILLKYLGTTMEMATWGLLFSLILSVILANIRVFRVPVLDQLSQLYISFFRGTPLLVQLFLLYYGLPQIFPWLVGLDAFSAAVIGLTLHFAAYMAESIRAAIIGIDRSQMEASLSVGMTTSQAMRRVILPQATRVALPSLMNYFIDMIKSTSLAFTLGVAEIMAKAQMEASSSFRFFEAFLAVALIYWGVVVILTRVQIWAEAKLNKAYVR, encoded by the coding sequence TTCGATTTTAACTACATGCTGGATCTGATGCCGATACTGCTCAAGTATCTTGGCACTACGATGGAGATGGCAACTTGGGGTTTGCTATTTTCACTGATTTTATCCGTCATTTTGGCCAATATCCGTGTATTTCGCGTCCCAGTTCTTGATCAACTCAGCCAGCTATACATCAGCTTTTTCCGTGGTACGCCACTGTTAGTACAATTATTCCTGCTTTACTACGGCCTGCCGCAGATCTTTCCGTGGTTAGTTGGACTGGATGCTTTCAGCGCAGCTGTGATTGGTTTGACTCTTCACTTCGCGGCTTACATGGCCGAGAGTATTCGCGCAGCAATAATCGGTATTGACCGCAGCCAAATGGAAGCCAGTTTATCTGTGGGCATGACGACCTCTCAGGCTATGCGTCGCGTCATCCTGCCACAAGCCACTCGCGTCGCACTGCCATCACTGATGAACTACTTCATTGATATGATCAAGTCCACCTCGCTAGCGTTTACACTCGGTGTCGCAGAGATCATGGCGAAAGCGCAGATGGAAGCGTCATCCAGTTTCCGCTTCTTTGAAGCATTCTTAGCAGTCGCATTAATCTACTGGGGTGTGGTGGTCATTCTGACTAGAGTACAAATTTGGGCGGAAGCGAAACTGAATAAGGCGTATGTACGATGA
- the yidD gene encoding membrane protein insertion efficiency factor YidD has product MAAPVSPFAWLAIGFVRLYQGFISPLIGPRCRFTPTCSTYAIEALKAHGFVKGCWLSSKRLLKCHPLNEGGYDPVPPVQKQDRDK; this is encoded by the coding sequence ATGGCAGCGCCTGTCTCGCCCTTCGCGTGGTTAGCAATCGGATTCGTCCGTCTCTATCAAGGTTTTATTAGTCCGCTTATCGGACCACGTTGTCGTTTTACTCCAACCTGCTCTACTTATGCCATTGAAGCGTTAAAAGCTCACGGTTTTGTAAAAGGGTGTTGGTTATCGAGCAAACGTCTATTAAAATGCCATCCTTTGAATGAAGGGGGGTATGACCCCGTTCCACCAGTCCAAAAACAAGACAGAGATAAATAA
- the rnpA gene encoding ribonuclease P protein component: MLTPEHYQNVFQQAHRAGSPHFTIIARKNSLSHPRLGLAVPKKQIKTAVGRNRFKRLARESFRNNQHQLANKDFVVIAKKSAQDLSNEDIFKLFDKLWQRLSRPSRG; the protein is encoded by the coding sequence TTGTTAACTCCCGAGCATTATCAAAATGTCTTTCAGCAAGCTCACAGAGCTGGCTCACCTCATTTCACCATCATTGCTCGTAAAAATAGCCTATCTCATCCTCGACTAGGTTTAGCCGTTCCCAAGAAACAGATCAAAACCGCTGTAGGTCGTAACCGTTTTAAGCGCCTTGCACGTGAAAGCTTTCGTAACAATCAACATCAGCTTGCTAACAAAGATTTTGTTGTTATTGCCAAGAAAAGCGCGCAAGATTTAAGCAATGAAGATATTTTCAAACTGTTTGATAAATTATGGCAGCGCCTGTCTCGCCCTTCGCGTGGTTAG
- the yidC gene encoding membrane protein insertase YidC, with protein MDSQRNILLIALALVSFLLFQQWQVAKNPMPQPVEQAQSSSTLPAPSFADELDPAPMQQASAKTVTVTTDVLTLSIDTVGGDVIHADLNQYSNELDSADPFVLLKNEAGHQFIAQSGLVGPQGIDLSSSNRPAYSVSADSFTLADGQDELRIPMTFTANGLEYTKTFIVKRGSYALDVEYDIVNKSGNNATFGMYAHLRQNLLDAGGSITMPTYRGGAYSTEDTRYKKYSFEDMQDRNLSLPLTNGQGWAAMIQHYFATAWIPRDEPGTNLYTRVIGNLGDIGVRMPNKTIADGDSANFKATLWVGPKLQDQMAEVAPNLDLVVDYGWLWFIAKPLHSLLSFIQGFVSNWGVAIICLTFIVRGAMYPLTKAQYTSMAKMRMLQPKLQAMRERIGDDRQRMSQEMMELYKKEKVNPLGGCLPLILQMPIFIALYWALMESVELRHSPFFGWIHDLSAQDPYYILPLLMGASMFLIQKMSPTTVTDPMQQKIMTFMPVMFTFFFLFFPSGLVLYWLVSNIVTLIQQTLIYKALEKKGLHSK; from the coding sequence ATGGATTCTCAACGTAATATCCTGTTAATCGCGCTAGCACTGGTTTCTTTCCTATTGTTCCAGCAATGGCAAGTTGCAAAGAATCCAATGCCTCAGCCGGTTGAGCAGGCTCAATCAAGCAGTACTCTACCTGCACCATCTTTTGCCGACGAGCTAGATCCAGCTCCAATGCAGCAAGCTTCTGCTAAAACGGTTACTGTGACCACTGATGTATTGACTCTGTCGATTGATACGGTGGGTGGTGATGTAATTCATGCAGACCTAAACCAATACTCAAACGAGCTAGATTCAGCTGACCCATTTGTTCTGCTTAAGAACGAAGCCGGCCATCAGTTTATCGCGCAAAGTGGTCTTGTCGGCCCTCAAGGGATCGACCTTAGCAGCTCAAACCGCCCTGCTTACTCTGTAAGCGCAGACAGCTTTACTCTAGCTGACGGTCAAGATGAACTGCGTATTCCAATGACATTCACTGCGAATGGTCTTGAGTACACAAAAACATTCATTGTTAAGCGTGGGAGCTACGCACTTGACGTTGAATATGACATCGTAAACAAATCTGGCAACAACGCGACATTTGGTATGTACGCTCACCTACGTCAAAACCTACTTGACGCTGGTGGTAGCATCACAATGCCAACTTACCGCGGTGGTGCATACTCTACTGAAGATACTCGCTACAAGAAGTACAGCTTCGAAGACATGCAAGATCGTAACCTATCTCTACCACTGACTAATGGTCAGGGTTGGGCAGCGATGATCCAGCACTACTTCGCGACTGCGTGGATTCCACGTGATGAACCAGGTACTAACCTTTACACTCGTGTGATCGGTAACCTAGGTGATATCGGTGTGCGCATGCCAAACAAGACCATTGCGGATGGCGATAGCGCAAACTTCAAAGCAACACTTTGGGTTGGTCCTAAACTGCAAGACCAAATGGCTGAAGTGGCACCAAACCTAGACCTAGTAGTTGACTACGGTTGGTTATGGTTTATTGCAAAACCTCTGCACTCACTGCTTTCGTTCATTCAAGGCTTTGTTAGCAACTGGGGTGTGGCAATCATCTGTTTGACCTTCATTGTCCGTGGTGCGATGTACCCACTAACTAAGGCACAGTACACCTCAATGGCGAAAATGCGTATGCTTCAGCCTAAGCTGCAAGCGATGCGTGAGCGAATTGGCGATGACCGTCAGCGCATGAGCCAAGAAATGATGGAACTGTATAAGAAAGAGAAAGTAAACCCACTTGGTGGCTGTTTACCTCTGATTCTACAGATGCCTATTTTCATCGCTCTTTACTGGGCATTAATGGAATCGGTAGAGCTACGTCACTCTCCATTCTTTGGTTGGATTCATGACCTTTCAGCGCAAGACCCATACTACATCTTGCCACTACTGATGGGTGCTTCTATGTTCTTAATCCAGAAGATGAGCCCAACAACCGTAACGGATCCAATGCAGCAGAAGATCATGACCTTTATGCCGGTTATGTTTACTTTCTTCTTCCTGTTCTTCCCGTCAGGTCTAGTTCTTTACTGGTTGGTATCGAACATCGTAACCCTTATCCAGCAAACGCTTATTTACAAAGCGCTGGAGAAAAAAGGCTTACACAGCAAGTAA
- a CDS encoding amino acid ABC transporter ATP-binding protein yields MIKLNNIHKRFGDTEVLKGIDLEINQGEIIVIIGSSGTGKSTLLRTVNFLENADKGVITIDDVSVNTEKHTKAEVLALRRKTGFVFQNYALFAHMTARQNIAEGLVTVRGWKKADALRRAQEILDDIGLGDKGDSYPAALSGGQQQRVGIGRAMALQPELLLFDEPTSALDPEWVGEVLNLMKDLATKHQTMLVVTHEMQFAREVADRVIFMAEGNIVEQGSPQDIFGNPQDPRLQKFLRQVGAE; encoded by the coding sequence ATGATTAAACTCAACAATATCCATAAGCGCTTTGGCGATACCGAAGTTCTCAAAGGCATCGACCTAGAGATTAACCAAGGTGAAATCATCGTTATCATAGGCTCAAGTGGCACAGGTAAATCGACCTTACTGCGCACAGTTAACTTTCTCGAAAATGCGGATAAAGGCGTCATCACAATCGATGATGTTAGCGTTAATACCGAAAAACATACCAAAGCGGAAGTGTTAGCTCTACGGCGTAAAACCGGTTTTGTGTTTCAAAACTACGCTCTGTTCGCCCATATGACAGCCAGACAAAATATCGCCGAAGGCTTAGTCACGGTGCGCGGTTGGAAAAAAGCCGACGCATTGCGCCGTGCTCAAGAGATTCTTGATGACATTGGTTTAGGTGACAAAGGGGATAGTTATCCAGCGGCACTGTCTGGGGGCCAGCAGCAGCGTGTGGGTATCGGCAGAGCGATGGCGCTGCAACCTGAGCTACTGCTATTTGATGAGCCGACATCAGCGCTTGATCCCGAATGGGTTGGAGAAGTTCTTAATTTAATGAAGGACTTAGCAACTAAGCATCAGACGATGCTGGTGGTGACTCACGAAATGCAATTTGCCAGAGAGGTCGCCGACAGAGTGATCTTTATGGCGGAAGGAAACATTGTTGAGCAAGGTTCTCCACAGGATATCTTTGGCAATCCACAAGATCCTCGCCTGCAAAAATTTCTTCGACAAGTCGGTGCTGAGTAA